CAAGAAAGCAAAATAAGAACGTTTTAAGCACTTATTTTACCACAATAATTCATTGTAATTCTCTGATTAATTTTGTTTTCACTCATCGATGTTTCAGGCAGGCAGCAGTACGATGCTGTCTGCCTGTAGGGGGAAGAAGGCAAACGGTCAGCGGATTAAGATAAGAAGTTATCAGGATGTATATATATAAAGGTGGCGTAATGAAGCCACATCTAGAGAACAGTAACAACTATTTTTAATCAAATCAAAAAAGCAATGAGAAAGAAACAAGAAAAGAAGGATTATTCTGCCCCATGTTGCATGATAATCCAAGTAAGCGAAACCACTTATTTGATGGATACGTCTTACCCCGGTCAGCACAACCCAGCCCAGTCAGGCGGCACCTCTGGTGATGCCAAGCAGGCTCCAAGTTGGATGACAGAAAGCGAAGAAACGACGGAGCATTCTTCATGGGAAGATTAACAGAGAGTTATTAACCAAGTAAAGAAAACAAAATCGAAAAAGAAGAAACAGACAATGAAAAAGAAATTATTCAAGACCCGCCTGTTATCATTCGCAGCTTTCTGCGGGCTCACATTCGCGTTTGCATCCTGTGCTAATGAAGACGTAGCGCAGAAGCCAAACAACACTGATAATGATAAGAATCTGACAACCTTCACAGCGGGTGACCCTTCAACGCGCACCTCAATGGAGAGCGATGGCAAGTTCTTTTGGGAAGCAGGCGACAGGATTTGGGTAAAGGACGATGATGGTACATGGCAACAAAGCAGCAACGCTCCAACAGCAAAGGCCGCCAGCTTTAAGTTTAAAGTGCCTGGTAAGTTTACACAAAGCACCAGCTATAAGGTTTATTACCCAGGTCAGAGTGGTAATCAGGATCAAGTAACCATCGCTGCTAGCCAGAGCCAGGCAGCGCCAAATACAACTGCTCACTTTGGCACATCAGGCGATTGCGGAATGGCTGATGCATCAAAGCAGTCAAACGGCTCGTTTGCTTTTACTCTTGACCACAAAGCTGCTTACTTGCTTCTTTTGCCACGTACCAGCAACACTATTTTGCATGATTGTTACTTAACTAAGGTAGAGGTAAACTCTGATAATGATATTACCGATATTTACACCCTCGATCCAGTGACAGGCAAACTCACAGGCACAGGTACAGGCAAGCAGATTGTTCTCACTACAAAGGGTAGCGGAACATACGTTAACGGTTTCCCTTTAACTAACAACTCCACAAGCGCTGCTACCAACGGTTCTTACGTTGTTATAAAGCCAGGTACCCATACACTCAAGATACGTTATTGGGTGAAGGACGTTGCAACAAACGTAGAGGGAACTATAACTAAGACATTAGCATCAGCAACCTACGACCAGAACAAGTATTATAACATCACTGCTAACCTTAACGTAAAGGACTACGACGGAACAAAGTACTACATGTGGGATGCTCAGCAGAATTATTGGGCAGGTCATGAATGGAATAGCGCAAATCCATGGCAGCCAGTGTTGAACAGTAACAGTAACAGCAACTACCCCCAGAGCAACACTGACTCTCGTTGGTACAACGAGGGCGGTGTTTCAGGTCGCTTCGATGCTACTGAGAGTTGTGCTGCTCTTCCCAACGCTAACGAGATGTCTTGGTACGTAATGTACGGCGATCCTCGTTGGGATACAGATGAATTATGGACAACTATGGGTCATTTATATAAAGGTGGTATGTGGTTTAAGAAGAAGTCCGTTCTACTGGCAGAGGGTAATTACGACACCGAGACATCTGCCGACGGTACAACCGACATGCGTACAACATACAAGGCCTACACCAACAGCAGCAGTAGTATCCTCCCTTCCGCCGCCGATGCAGGTAATTACTTCTACCTGCCCGCCTCGGGTAAGTACTTCTATGGTGTTCTGGGCTACTTTGGCACCGGCTACTATTGGTCGTCAAGTGCTGAGCCATGGACCAGCAACAACGCGTACCTCCTGTACTTCAGCGGTAGTAGCGTCAACGTGGACAACTACGGCCGCAACAACGGGTTAAGGGTCGGCGGGTTCGAGTAGTAAAGTCCCACCCCGACCCTCCCCAAAAGGGGAGGGAGCCTAATGGGATAAAGAGAGGATGAGAGATAAGAGAAAATCTAACGGGTTGCAAGAAAATTTCTAACCTGTTAGAAATTTACGGGGAACGTGTTAGCGAGAAATTTCTAACGGGTTAGAAATTTTCTTCCGACCCGTTAGAAATTCTACTCTGACCTACTATAGATTTTAAGCCTCCGCATCGTGCGGATTTTCAAAGCTTTGCGGAGGTTTTAAAATCTTTTGAATACTGAATAAACACACTTTGATTGAGCTAATCAAACTGGGTAAAAAAAACGAAACTAATGAAAAACGTGTTGCTGCAAAGTGCAGCACAAGTAAGTAATAACTAATAAAATTTTAAACACAATGAAAATCAAATTGATTGAAAGAAGAAAGCCAGGTACAAAGACTGGACCAGGTAAGTTTTATGCAAGTCCTGTGAACGTGGGGAAGAAGAACCTGCGGGATATTGCGCACGACATTGCGGGGCGTTCTTCGCTTACACGTGGTGATATCGAAAACGTGCTGGCGAATTTTATGGACTGTCTGCCTCATTATCTCCGCGATGGCTTTAGCGTGCAGTTAGGAGAGTTTGGCACGATGCGCCTGACACTTTCAAGCGAGGGAGCTGCAACGGAAAAGGCTTTTAAGACCGAGAAGATTAAGCCGCGTGTAACGTTTACGCCGGGTGTGGAACTGAAAGCTGCGCTGCGCGAGAACTCGTATGAGACAGTGAAAGAGGAAAAATCGGGCTCTAAGGAAAAAGGGGGCGGAAAGAGTCCCGGCCCTTCGCCAGAGTAGTCTCCGCCAACTCTCCCGAAAAAGGGGAAAGCCTTATCTTCAAGAGGGTTGTCAAAATGCAAATTAATAAGTTGACAACTTTTAAACTGTAAGTAGTTTTTCCCTAAAAGCAAAGAAAAGACCATTTCTTTACTCACAAACGAGTACAGAAATGGTCTTTTTTAATGAATTGTTTTAAACTTTAAGCTTATCAAAATGTTATTTGCATTTTCCTTCTCTTTTGTTATTCTTTTCTTACATTGTTACTTTGTTTTCTATCTTTTAGAGTACTTCCAGAACTTCCTGCATATCCTTGATATTCTTCATGCTCTCAACAATGAATTTAACATCCTTTCGGTCGTGAACTTGTAGTTCAATTGTTCCTTCAAAGATGCCATTGTCGCTGGAGATTGTTATCTTACGGATATTAACACCCAACTGGTCGGAGAGAACATCAGAGATGTCGTGCAGCATACCACTACGGTCAATACCACGAATCTCAATCGTTGCATCGAAGAACAAACGACGGTGCATATCCCATTTGGCATCCAAGATTCTACCACCATAGCTTGCTTTTAGCTTTGCAGCTACTGGACAGGCACGCTTATGAATCTCGATATGGTTTTTATTGTCAATATATCCGAGGATATCATCACCTGGGATAGCATGACAGCAATGTGGGAAGAGATAGCGATGTATGTTTTCTTCGTTGATGAAGATAGGCTTCTTTCTGTTGAGTTCTTTGGTTACAACGATTAAGCCTTCTGTACCTTCTATGTCCTTAGCCTCTACAGACTCAGTAGTCTTCTTGTCATTCGACTTTAAGAAAGGTACATAACGGCGCCAGCCACCTGAGGTAACACTCTTCTCAGACTTTGACTTTCCACGAAGCTCGTTCAAGTCAGTATCACCAAGGATAACGGTCTTGTCGCCGACAGCAAGGAAAAGGCTGTCATGCTTACGAAGGTCGTGCAGTTCACAAAGTTTATCCAATGTGGCTGTTGTCATCTCAAGGTCGTGAGCCTTCAGCCAAGCTGAAAGCTGTTCTTCACCTGCCTTTTGCAACTCACGGCTCTCACGTCGCAAGATAGCTTGTATCTTTGCTTTTGCCTTAGCGGTAGAAACAAAGTTAATCCATGAAGGATTGACGTGTTGCGACATAGAGGTCAGAATCTCTACCTGATCGCCACTTTGGAGTTTGTGGCTCAAAGGAACAAGCTTATGATTGACCTTTGCACCGATACAATGGCTACCGAGGAAGGTATGGATTTGAAATGCAAAGTCGAGTGCCGTACAACCTGCAGGCATCGTCTTAATCTCTCCCTTTGGTGTAAAGACGAAGATTTCAGAGGCAAAGAGGTTGAGTTTGATAGCATCGAGGAAGTCCATAGCATCTGGCTGTGGGTCGTCGAGAATCTCTTTTATCGTACTGAGCCACTCGTTCAATTCGCCCTCATCCTCAGTAATCTCACCACCATCCTTATATTTCCAATGTGCTGCAAAGCCTTGTTCAGCTAATTCGTTCATGTGCTCAGAACGTATCTGAACCTCAATCCAACGGCCCTTAGCAGACATGAGAGTTACGTGCAATGCCTGATAACCATTAGCCTTAGGATGGTTCACCCAGTCGCGCAGACGATCGGGATGACTCTTATAAATCTGACTGATAGCCACATAAATTTGGAAACAGTTGTTGATTTCCTCATCTGGTGACTTCGGTTTATAGATGATACGTACGGCAAGGATATCGTATATTTCTTCAAAGGTGACGTGTTTGTTCTGCATCTTATTCCAAATAGAATAAGGACTCTTTACACGTGCTTTAAGTTCATATTCAAAGCCCATCTTGTCAAGTTCGGCACGGATAGGTGCTGTGAACTGTTCAAAGAGGGTGTCACGCTGCGCCTGTGTTGAAGCAAGTTTCTTCTCAATAGAGGCGTATGCATCAGGATGTTCGTAGCGGAAGCTAAGGTCTTCCAACTCAGTCTTAATCTTATTCAGTCCCAATCGGTTTGCAAGTGGTGCATAGATGTAGAGTGTTTCACCTGCAATCTTATATTGTTTGCTGGCAGGCTGAGAAGCAAGAGTGCGCATGTTATGCAGACGATCGCATATCTTGATAAGGATAACACGAATGTCATCGCTCATAGTGAGCAAAAGCTTCTTGAAATTCTCAGCTTGTGCTGAAGCCTGTTCGCCAAAGATACCACCAGAAATCTTGGTTAATCCGTCAACGATTTGTGCAATCTTAGGACCGAAGATATTTTCCATATCTTCCACTGTATAGTCGGTATCTTCTACGACATCATGTAAGAGGGCTGCACAGATACTTGTTGCTCCGAGTCCCATCTCTTCACAAGCAATCTGGGCAACGGCAATAGGGTGCATGATATAAGGTTCGCCCGAGAGTCGGCGCACACCCTTATGCGCTTGTCGTGCAAAGTTGAAAGCCTTGGTAATGATATCAACCTTCTTTCGATGACGTGAAGCAAGATAGGTATCAATGAGATGCTGAAATGCATCATCTACCATCTTCTCATAGTCAATCTCCTTAACTTCAATATTGTCCTTGTCCATTGTGCATCCTCCCTTTATATAATAAGGTAAAAGAATCTTGTTAGTATGGCATGGTTCCTTGGCTTGTATTAGTAGCCGCGATAGTCATGCTTGGTTCTTCGTTTGGTGTTTCGTTTTGGTAAATTAGATCTTTGTAACCTTTGAACTTCTCAATCATTTCAGAAGGTAGGCGTAGCTTAGCAACACCATTGGTAGCAAAAGCCTTGATAAAACCCTGTCGATACTGTGGGTTAAGTACTTTTAAATCGTCCACATTCATACCTAATACGTTGGCAATCTTGGCAAGTGTAACGTCCTTCTCTAT
The Prevotella melaninogenica DNA segment above includes these coding regions:
- a CDS encoding HU family DNA-binding protein; protein product: MKIKLIERRKPGTKTGPGKFYASPVNVGKKNLRDIAHDIAGRSSLTRGDIENVLANFMDCLPHYLRDGFSVQLGEFGTMRLTLSSEGAATEKAFKTEKIKPRVTFTPGVELKAALRENSYETVKEEKSGSKEKGGGKSPGPSPE
- a CDS encoding RelA/SpoT family protein, whose amino-acid sequence is MDKDNIEVKEIDYEKMVDDAFQHLIDTYLASRHRKKVDIITKAFNFARQAHKGVRRLSGEPYIMHPIAVAQIACEEMGLGATSICAALLHDVVEDTDYTVEDMENIFGPKIAQIVDGLTKISGGIFGEQASAQAENFKKLLLTMSDDIRVILIKICDRLHNMRTLASQPASKQYKIAGETLYIYAPLANRLGLNKIKTELEDLSFRYEHPDAYASIEKKLASTQAQRDTLFEQFTAPIRAELDKMGFEYELKARVKSPYSIWNKMQNKHVTFEEIYDILAVRIIYKPKSPDEEINNCFQIYVAISQIYKSHPDRLRDWVNHPKANGYQALHVTLMSAKGRWIEVQIRSEHMNELAEQGFAAHWKYKDGGEITEDEGELNEWLSTIKEILDDPQPDAMDFLDAIKLNLFASEIFVFTPKGEIKTMPAGCTALDFAFQIHTFLGSHCIGAKVNHKLVPLSHKLQSGDQVEILTSMSQHVNPSWINFVSTAKAKAKIQAILRRESRELQKAGEEQLSAWLKAHDLEMTTATLDKLCELHDLRKHDSLFLAVGDKTVILGDTDLNELRGKSKSEKSVTSGGWRRYVPFLKSNDKKTTESVEAKDIEGTEGLIVVTKELNRKKPIFINEENIHRYLFPHCCHAIPGDDILGYIDNKNHIEIHKRACPVAAKLKASYGGRILDAKWDMHRRLFFDATIEIRGIDRSGMLHDISDVLSDQLGVNIRKITISSDNGIFEGTIELQVHDRKDVKFIVESMKNIKDMQEVLEVL